Below is a window of Plasmodium chabaudi chabaudi strain AS genome assembly, chromosome: 10 DNA.
CGATGAAAACACGAGCAATGATTGTGATACACCACATACTAATAAGCCTGACCATGAACAAATAAGTCCTCCTAACCCAATgagaatgaaaaaaagtaaatatgATTCTGATGTCGTCATAATGtaatatcaaataaaacaataaaatgataaaatagtaaaataaaaaaagaatttgaCCTATTGTTGTACTTATGTGTgtcttttatataattttttaatatgtattttttaggTGTGAATACGGGGCGGAATTAACTGAAGAAATGGGGCATCGAACTTTGAGCGAAGAAGAAATAGAACAAATAAATTCGGGCATACCGAATTTGGAATTAGACCGATATTCTAataacattatttatagtaCAAAGAAAAATAGATAACGTATGGATAGAGaaatgttaatattttttatacattccttttttaatgGGGTCTATTAATGAATGGTATTTAAAGTAGATTGCTACCTTACATTGAGACTggaatgaaaaattattatattcttatttttaattgtcAAATAATTGAGTGTGCGCCTTCATTTTGCTATCATtagtataatttattatttaatttaaaaaaaactttgATCATAAAAAGTTTTCAATTGcatacacaaaaaaaatgttatactCTACAAATTTGAGAAgtttacaatatttttataatttttaaaacttcCAAATTTGTGAGatggtaaaaaaaatattttgaaaagatgaataaaaaaatgatcatAGGGGATAAAATAGAGGCAAATTTGCCACTTGTGGACAAAATTGTAACCCTGATGTAGGgtgtaaaataaacaattttttggTAATCCCCTACgatttaatatatagagatatatagaaaaaacaaattcaCATAGtagatttttattatggTTCACTTCCTGTTCTGAACCCAAAGGAATTGTCGAAAGGattatattgatatatGTACCAGAAATCctctgtttttttttcttctggTGTAAGTTTGATATAGCTATAAATTTCTTCCAACTGTTTTTTATCTAATGGATTAATATTATGTCTATTTATTAactgtttatatattaaatcaaTATCTAGATTGTTGAAAATATCTGGAAAATCTTTTCCTAATTGTTCTTGGTATTGATATAATTCTTGGGTATCATTTATTGTTTgagttaatattttttttattttatttttattttgataaaactTTTCCATTTCTTCATCAGTAGGAACTATATATACagtattgtttttataataaaagtgGAAATCATTAGTatcataaattaatttttctttttcattaagctttgttaatatacctttaaatatttttaatttattccatttaaatatattactttCTTTTAGAGCAAAATATTctccttttttttcttctctTTCTATCCATATACGAGAATTAATAAAGTTAAAATCCCCAGGATCATCATTTAATCCAAATGTCGATTTTATTCTATCATGCTCTTCTTTTAAATCAGTATATTCATAACGTTTAGGTAAAAATGGCAAGGGGTAATTATCCCAGTAAGTACCACCACTTAAAATTGGGATATTTGCAGATTTATAAAAGACATTTTGGCTTGTTTTATTTGGATCTTCTAAGCTATTTAATATGATATTACCATCCATTGTGCATCCTCTATatcttaaaaatatttcatgcAAGTCATGCTGTGTATGTTGATATAATGGGTAATTAAGTGATAAAATAGAATCTTTTAATTGTCCTATTGTTCTAGGGCCTATAATAGATGATGCAACAAATGGTCTACTATAAACAAAACTTAGACTTAATTGTGATAGCGTCATACCATGTGATCTAGCTAATTTCATGTATTCCGCTGTAGCATCTTGTGCCCATAAACATCTATGTGATTTATATAGATCTGGATATTTATTGCATGTACCATTTTTAGGTccatatgataaaaaaccATAATCTTCTGGTTGATTACCTCGTGTTTCATCTAAATCATGGTCTAATTGATCATCACCTAATACTGTTTCGGGGCCTACTGTATGATATCTTTCGGGATCTAAATATTTGCCAGTTAATATTCCCCCTGCTAATAAGCCATATGGAACTAATGGGACgttataattttctctTAGCATCATTTCAACTAATCCTGATGATTCTACTTCATTTCTATGCAGCAGATTATATAGATTTTGCACACAtactattttcatatattttttttttctagcTAAATTGCACCATTGATATATTCCCCAAGGTGTTTCGTTTGACACTGCTATGTGCCGAACCTTCCCTTTAAGCACAAGTTTTTCAAGAATTTCAAATTGTTCCTCTATTGAAATTTCGGGAGATTCGCTGTTTGGGTCATTACTCCTTTCACGGCcccatatatatgtgtctTCCCCAATGGTACTATTCGGAACATATCTCTCAGGAATATCAATAGTCAATATGTCAACATAACTTGTATTtagattttttaaaattttatccAATCTTTCctcaatattataaaatgttgGTTTATCATCTTTTAGACCATCCATAATCCatgttaaataaaaatctcCATGAGTATTTCTATCTACATTTCTTGATGAGCACATtcttaaattaataattatattttctctttttttatcttttaaaaacaaattcatatttttatttttgcttTTTCTATAACTATCAGGATCAAAAGGAAAAGGATCATATTCacaaatatcaaaaaaatttattccatattcataaaaagccatatttaataaaacatttacATCATCTTTACTTATAAagttatcattttcatacaTACTTGTCCCTATACATAATTCACTAACACATAAATTGCTATCTCCCAGTTTTCGATATTTAAttccatatattaaatctttatgtgtatatattttatgtgttTTAAAACTATTTGAATTGCTTATTCTTAATagttcataaaataaatgcttctttttaaaatcaGGAATGggatttgaatttttttgcttttccTCTGTATTATTGtgtacattttttaatatagtaTGCATTAAATCTTCGCTTCCTACTGTTGGTTTTTCTGAAAATCGAAGCTTATCTATATCTGGCCTTTCTTCATGCAagttttgatttttttcattatcttcttttaataaaaattctaCCCTTTTTATGAATTCAATCTTCTTTTCtctttcttcattttctttcattttttcttcgTATGCTTTTGCATCTTTTTCTTGATCTAAATCATCTATTCCGGGCAttatttcatcatcatTAAATTCTTCAAAGTCTTCATCACTTATTTCTTCAATATCgcgctttttttttgattcaGTT
It encodes the following:
- a CDS encoding aldo-keto reductase, putative; amino-acid sequence: MKTKRKILLILLHSLVFFEVLFCLIKKRNYYNTVYTKGKHPTNHFRNSKINYKLSYVNFIKSFKKCLVKNYSNYYFIRNTIFYFKKTQRDKFIAVKKRKSISIFSSDRINGKPVKLYLKKNSAKGKDSESEQIEDDKQSDTKKSKKTKTSKNAKTKAVKKTKSTTKNKTKTAKTSKNEKKDQNDEEENKTNKPKTKGKKKKNTTVDEIISEHETNENPKEVLETKKLKGSKRKKSSDLRKKKPSEDDITLEKTDEDLDSVKGKRTQKKEAKKTESKKKRDIEEISDEDFEEFNDDEIMPGIDDLDQEKDAKAYEEKMKENEEREKKIEFIKRVEFLLKEDNEKNQNLHEERPDIDKLRFSEKPTVGSEDLMHTILKNVHNNTEEKQKNSNPIPDFKKKHLFYELLRISNSNSFKTHKIYTHKDLIYGIKYRKLGDSNLCVSELCIGTSMYENDNFISKDDVNVLLNMAFYEYGINFFDICEYDPFPFDPDSYRKSKNKNMNLFLKDKKRENIIINLRMCSSRNVDRNTHGDFYLTWIMDGLKDDKPTFYNIEERLDKILKNLNTSYVDILTIDIPERYVPNSTIGEDTYIWGRERSNDPNSESPEISIEEQFEILEKLVLKGKVRHIAVSNETPWGIYQWCNLARKKKYMKIVCVQNLYNLLHRNEVESSGLVEMMLRENYNVPLVPYGLLAGGILTGKYLDPERYHTVGPETVLGDDQLDHDLDETRGNQPEDYGFLSYGPKNGTCNKYPDLYKSHRCLWAQDATAEYMKLARSHGMTLSQLSLSFVYSRPFVASSIIGPRTIGQLKDSILSLNYPLYQHTQHDLHEIFLRYRGCTMDGNIILNSLEDPNKTSQNVFYKSANIPILSGGTYWDNYPLPFLPKRYEYTDLKEEHDRIKSTFGLNDDPGDFNFINSRIWIEREEKKGEYFALKESNIFKWNKLKIFKGILTKLNEKEKLIYDTNDFHFYYKNNTVYIVPTDEEMEKFYQNKNKIKKILTQTINDTQELYQYQEQLGKDFPDIFNNLDIDLIYKQLINRHNINPLDKKQLEEIYSYIKLTPEEKKTEDFWYIYQYNPFDNSFGFRTGSEP